In a single window of the Arachis hypogaea cultivar Tifrunner chromosome 6, arahy.Tifrunner.gnm2.J5K5, whole genome shotgun sequence genome:
- the LOC112695710 gene encoding transcription factor MYB2 — MEANKKNKVKKLGSGSIEEEEEENDKGMIRKGPWSVEEDVILSNYVATHGHGRWNTLARSAGLKRSGKSCRLRWLNYLRPDVRRGNITLHEQITILDLHSRWGNRWSKIAEHLPGRTDNEIKNYWRTRVSKQARQLNCDVNSKIFRDALRYVWMPLLQERLQSNTQMEHPNAAQTYSSDSSSSASLGIQQFCSESDQQVMSNHGVLVHSIVEDEPGICPSMNNETFEYTNIPLGDSGDLMLESLCNNDDNIYGFCHDFVMTLE; from the exons ATGGAAGCTAATAAGAAGAATAAGGTAAAGAAATTAGGATCAGGCagtatagaagaagaagaagaggagaatgaTAAAGGTATGATAAGAAAAGGTCCATGGAGCGTTGAAGAAGACGTGATTCTGAGCAATTACGTGGCCACTCACGGTCATGGTCGCTGGAACACCCTCGCCCGTTCTGCAG GCCTTAAGAGGTCCGGGAAAAGTTGCAGGTTGAGATGGCTAAACTATCTTCGTCCTGATGTTCGCCGCGGAAACATCACACTCCACGAACAAATCACCATTCTTGATCTTCATTCACGCTGGGGAAATAG ATGGTCGAAAATTGCGGAGCACTTGCCAGGAAGAACGGACAATGAGATAAAGAATTATTGGAGGACCAGAGTGAGTAAGCAGGCAAGGCAACTCAACTGTGACGTCAATAGCAAAATATTCAGGGACGCTTTGCGTTATGTTTGGATGCCTCTTTTGCAAGAGCGACTTCAATCGAACACGCAAATGGAGCATCCAAACGCAGCACAAACCTACTCCTCGGACTCATCATCATCAGCATCCCTTGGCATACAACAATTCTGTTCTGAATCTGATCAACAAGTGATGAGTAATCATGGTGTTTTGGTGCATAGTATTGTTGAAGATGAGCCCGGAATATGCCCGAGTATGAATAACGAAACGTTTGAATATACCAATATACCCTTGGGGGATAGTGGGGACTTAATGCTGGAGAGTTTGTGCAACAACGATGACAACATATATGGCTTCTGTCACGACTTTGTCATGACCTTGGAATAA